In Clarias gariepinus isolate MV-2021 ecotype Netherlands chromosome 9, CGAR_prim_01v2, whole genome shotgun sequence, a single window of DNA contains:
- the LOC128529664 gene encoding dual specificity protein phosphatase 26-like has translation MSYRSKYKDSRSAEREIDFTSPALAVMGVEQLLFAGRAINSPANEVWPRLYIGDMDFAENRAALRRENFTHVLNCAHSSRRGNDFYSGMGITYLGIEAHDSPAYDMSVNFNTGAEFIHNALRTGGKILVHCHVGVSRSATIVLAYLMLKHNMTLVQAINING, from the exons ATGTCCTACCGATCCAAGTACAAAGATTCCCGCTCTGCGGAAAGAGAGATCGATTTTACCTCGCCTGCTCTGGCGGTGATGGGAGTCGAGCAGCTCCTTTTCGCCGGGAGAGCGATCAACAGCCCGGCTAACGAGGTCTGGCCCAGGCTGTATATAGGAGACAT GGATTTTGCGGAAAATCGTGCCGCGCTCCGGCGGGAAAACTTCACTCACGTGCTGAACTGCGCTCACAGCTCCAGACGAGGCAACGACTTTTACTCTGGAATGGGAATCACGTATCTCGGCATCGAAGCCCACGACTCTCCCGCCTATGACATGAGCGTCAACTTTAACACAGGGGCGGAGTTCATTCACAATGCACTCAGGACGGGGG GTAAGATCCTGGTGCACTGCCACGTGGGCGTGAGCCGCTCGGCCACCATCGTCTTGGCGTACCTGATGCTGAAGCACAACATGACCCTGGTGCAGGCCATCAACATCAACGGTTAA
- the rsph14 gene encoding radial spoke head 14 homolog, with protein MAGTRISDHLPPLIDPARAPVAFGNRAVPRLMTELQAEELEIRQGALRSLCDLLHDPERAYEALHHGCLDRLKVLLKDEDGVVRTKTTEALCELVTHSVGREGVLQCDVLGPLSELLDEPEDACREQVHRALKILCEFPAGVARVVSQGLVPRLVLKVPVEREDIRELVLSTLSCCIRQDALPALASDAVSVLKEQLHHTSTLIRRAASSTTMAISVHAEGKVRLCEEEVVPMLVKLLSDEDTEVRANAAGALMYTAVITKGKYQALEAGAVPLLLCLVDREDVALVANVLCALTCLAETPSGRAQLIQHLPQLEACLSHPASIIQRAAATAIKVISWTP; from the exons ATGGCCGGTACACGGATTTCGGATCACCTGCCGCCGCTCATCGACCCGGCGCGCGCTCCCGTGGCGTTCGGTAATCGCGCGGTCCCGAGGCTGATGACGGAGCTGCAGGCGGAGGAGCTGGAAATCCGCCAGGGGGCGCTGCGTTCCCTGTGCGACCTTCTGCACGACCCCGAGAGAGCGTACGAGGCCCTGCATCACG ggtgtttagacagactgaaggTGTTGCTGAAGGATGAGGACGGCGTGGTGAGGACGAAGACGACCGAGGCGCTGTGTGAGCTGGTCACACACAGCGTGGGGAG AGAGGGTGTTCTGCAGTGTGATGTGCTCGGGCCTCTGTCAGAGCTGTTGGACGAGCCGGAGGACGCCTGCCGTGAGCAGGTGCACCGTGCGTTGAAGATACTGTGCGAGTTCCCAGCGGGCGTGGCGCGCGTGGTGTCTCAGGGTCTGGTGCCGAGGCTGGTGCTGAAGGTCCCGGTAGAGCGCGAGGACATCAGGGAGCTGGTCCTGTCCACGCTGAGCTGCTGTATAAGACAGGACGCCCTCCCTGCTCTGGCCAGCGACGCCGTGTCCGTCCTGAAGGAGCAGCTGCACCACACGTCCACACTCATTCGCCGCGCCGCCTCCTCCACCACTATGGCCATCAG CGTCCACGCGGAGGGGAAGGTGAGGTTGTGTGAGGAGGAGGTGGTCCCCATGTTGGTGAAGCTGCTCTCTGATGAGGACACGGAGGTCAGAGCTAACGCTGCAGGAGCCCTGATGTACACCGCTGTCATCACCAaag gtaaatATCAGGCTCTCGAGGCCGGTGCTGTTCCTCTGCTGCTGTGTCTGGTGGACAGAGAGGACGTAGCACTGGTTGCTAACGTTCTCTGTGCGCTCACCTGTCTGGCCGAGACTCCGAGCGGCCGAGCACAACTGATCCAACACCTGCCTCAGCTGGAGGCGTGTCTCAGCCACCCCG